A stretch of Lachancea thermotolerans CBS 6340 chromosome D complete sequence DNA encodes these proteins:
- the MET7 gene encoding tetrahydrofolate synthase (similar to uniprot|Q08645 Saccharomyces cerevisiae YOR241W MET7 Folylpolyglutamate synthetase catalyzes extension of the glutamate chains of the folate coenzymes required for methionine synthesis and for maintenance of mitochondrial DNA present in both the cytoplasm and mitochondria), translating into MRLSVPLRMSTRPARSYSDAIAALNSLQSNYANIMAIRASGDRKNKMNIWEMQEWSRRIGYSTSDFNKLNIVHITGTKGKGSTAAFTQSVLQQYGDQIRKIGLYTSPHLKSVRERIRINGQPICEEKFSSYFFDVWDKLEATSSPLDNFPHMTPGSKPGYFKYLTLLSFHVFMQEGCDSCIYEVGVGGEFDSTNIIESPTACGVSLLGIDHTFMLGETIEEIAWNKGGIFKKGSPAFTIAAQPTKGLEVLKERAQERETSLTEVPIFDSLKKIKLGIAGDFQISNASLAVALASQHLVRLGVLDQNLQLAPDTELPQRFVDGLTSAKWNGRCQTVQDGAITWLIDGAHTKDSIEAASGWFKSEVIKTPRKKVLLFNQQTRDAEALITNLHKCLLPEVAFDRVIFTTNVTWKSGSYSADLVSMNTSKEQVENLEVQNALRDTWLRLEPHAKVDVVANIESAIELVKAYNEPVEVVVTGSLHLVGGLLVALDGKD; encoded by the coding sequence ATGAGACTTAGCGTACCGCTCAGAATGTCGACACGTCCAGCCAGGTCCTACAGCGATGCGATCGCTGCACTCAACTCTCTGCAGTCCAACTACGCCAACATTATGGCCATCAGGGCATCCGGCGACCGCAAGAACAAGATGAACATCTGGGAAATGCAGGAGTGGTCTCGCCGTATCGGTTACAGCACGTCggacttcaacaaactgAACATCGTGCACATCACTGGCACAAAGGGCAAAGGCTCCACAGCAGCCTTTACACAGTCCGTGCTGCAGCAGTACGGCGACCAGATCCGTAAGATAGGACTCTACACCTCGCCGCACCTGAAGTCCGTGCGCGAGAGAATCCGCATCAATGGGCAGCCCATCTGCGAGGAGAAGTTTTCCAGCTACTTCTTTGATGTCTGGGACAAGCTTGAGGCCACCTCTTCGCCGCTCGACAATTTCCCGCACATGACGCCCGGGAGCAAGCCCGGTTACTTCAAGTACCTGACCCTTCTATCCTTCCACGTGTTCATGCAAGAAGGATGCGACTCGTGCATCTACGAGGTCGGCGTGGGCGGTGAGTTCGACAGCACCAACATCATTGAGAGCCCCACCGCATGCGGTGTCTCGTTGCTGGGCATTGACCACACCTTCATGCTCGGCGAGACGATAGAGGAGATTGCGTGGAACAAGGGAggcatcttcaaaaaaggcaGCCCTGCATTCACCATAGCGGCCCAGCCCACCAAGGGTCTCGAGGTTCTGAAGGAGAGGGCGCAAGAGCGCGAAACCTCCCTCACTGAAGTTCCTATCTTTGACAGCCTGAAGAAAATCAAGCTTGGTATTGCGGGAGACTTCCAGATTTCCAACGCGTCCCTTGCTGTCGCTCTCGCCTCGCAACACCTGGTCCGTCTTGGCGTTCTGGACCAGAACCTTCAGCTCGCACCGGATACCGAGCTCCCACAGCGTTTTGTTGATGGTCTCACCTCCGCTAAGTGGAACGGGCGGTGTCAAACTGTTCAAGATGGCGCTATAACATGGCTGATCGATGGAGCACACACTAAAGACAGCATTGAGGCTGCGTCAGGCTGGTTCAAAAGTGAGGTCATCAAAACACCTCGCAAAaaggttcttcttttcaaccAGCAAACAAGGGATGCAGAGGCGCTGATAACCAACCTCCACAAATGCTTGCTTCCTGAAGTTGCCTTTGACCGCGTCATTTTTACTACGAACGTTACATGGAAGTCAGGCAGCTACAGTGCTGACCTCGTGTCAATGAATACATCGAAAGAGCAGGTCGAAAATCTCGAGGTCCAGAACGCCCTGCGCGACACCTGGTTGCGTTTGGAGCCCCATGCCAAGGTTGACGTTGTGGCTAATATTGAGTCTGCTATTGAATTGGTCAAGGCCTATAACGAGCCGGTCGAGGTCGTTGTTACTGGGTCTCTACACCTCGTTGGCGGCCTATTGGTTGCTTTGGATGGAAAGGATTGA
- the ESA1 gene encoding NuA4 histone acetyltransferase complex catalytic subunit ESA1 (highly similar to uniprot|Q08649 Saccharomyces cerevisiae YOR244W ESA1 Histone acetyltransferase catalytic subunit of the native multisubunit complex (NuA4) that acetylates four conserved internal lysines of histone H4 N-terminal tail required for cell cycle progression) — protein sequence MSHDEEKKPVVPKEISDIGELNIGCKCWVDKDGEERLAEILSINKRKSPPKFYVHYEDFNKRLDEWVLTPRINLGREVFFPQDEKDAKEAEKDKSSSKKQKQKKNTPASRSSSHSDAVDGEDVMDLDNLNVQGIKDEDISRDDEIKKLRTSGSMVQNSHEVARVRNLNKIIMGKYEIEPWYFSPYPIELTDEDVVYIDAFTLQYFGSKKQYERYRSKCTLRHPPGNEIYRDDYVSFFEIDGRKQRTWCRNLSLLSKLFLDHKTLYYDVDPFLFYCMTRRDELGHHLVGYFSKEKESAEGYNVACILTLPQYQRMGYGRLLIEFSYELSKKEGKAGSPEKPLSDLGLLSYRAYWADTLIKLLMNHGTEITIDEISSMTSMTTTDILHTLKALNILQYYKGQHIIYMNEDVVQRYEKIKQKKGRNIDPAKLIWKPPVFTASQLRFAW from the coding sequence atgAGCCATgatgaggaaaagaagCCTGTTGTACCAAAGGAGATATCAGATATTGGAGAACTGAACATTGGATGCAAGTGTTGGGTCGACAAAGATGGAGAGGAGAGGCTAGCAGAGATCTTGAGTATaaacaagagaaagagcCCACCTAAGTTTTATGTACACTATGaggacttcaacaagcGTCTAGACGAGTGGGTGCTGACGCCGCGGATTAACCTCGGAAGGGAAGTGTTTTTTCCTCAAGACGAAAAGGATGCAAAGGAAGCGGAGAAAGATAAATCCAGTAGTAAGAAGcagaaacagaagaagaacacaCCAGCAAGTCGATCCTCGTCTCATTCTGATGCAGTAGACGGAGAAGATGTCATGGATCTTGACAACTTGAATGTGCAAGGTATCAAGGACGAGGATATATCACGAGACGAcgagatcaagaaacttAGAACCTCAGGATCCATGGTTCAAAATTCACACGAAGTTGCGAGAGTCAGAAATCTGAACAAAATAATCATGGGGAAATACGAAATTGAACCTTGGTATTTCTCGCCTTATCCCATCGAGCTCACCGATGAAGATGTGGTATACATCGACGCATTTACTTTACAGTACTTTGGTTCCAAAAAGCAGTATGAAAGATACCGGTCAAAATGCACGCTGCGGCATCCTCCCGGGAACGAGATTTACCGTGATGACTATGTGTCGTTTTTCGAAATTGATGGCAGGAAGCAGAGAACGTGGTGCCGGAACCTGTCCTTGCTCtcaaagctgtttttggacCACAAGACTCTTTATTACGACGTCGATCCATTTTTATTTTATTGCATGACGAGGAGAGATGAATTAGGACATCATTTGGTTGGTTATTTTtccaaagagaaagaatCAGCGGAAGGATACAACGTTGCGTGTATTCTGACACTTCCACAGTATCAAAGAATGGGTTACGGAAGACTCTTGATCGAGTTTTCCTACGAGCTCTCAAAAAAGGAAGGGAAAGCAGGCTCTCCCGAGAAGCCCCTCTCTGATTTAGGCCTACTATCATACAGAGCTTATTGGGCAGATACATTAATCAAGCTCCTTATGAATCATGGAACAGAAATAACTATTGATGAAATAAGCTCAATGACCTCAATGACAACAACAGACATTCTACACACTCTGAAGGCCCTCAACATTCTACAATACTATAAAGGACAACACATCATTTACATGAATGAAGATGTTGTACAACGTTACGAGAAAATTAAACAGAAAAAAGGCCGTAATATCGATCCAGCCAAACTTATTTGGAAACCTCCAGTGTTCACAGCTTCTCAGCTCCGTTTTGCATGGTAG
- the PUS7 gene encoding pseudouridine synthase PUS7 (similar to uniprot|Q08647 Saccharomyces cerevisiae YOR243C PUS7 pseudouridylates U2 snRNA at position 35), translated as MSEIEDKKRGNEAIAADAGPESTLDSHLDKKPKVMGPEGISETDVGITKFLTDNVPGFLGQIKQRYTDFMVNEIDKQGNVVYLTDKGFKMPKAPKKSKEEETEEELAEAERRKQFKVDEDLRAQLVELLGEEDVEKIEDSYKNVTKMETSRKFDGKAERTKIHQLLRAAFNNQLESVTSPENTFLIALANRRSRVNKKDLVERNKDANGVENWGYGPSKSFIHFTMYKENKDTMDVANVLSKFLKTPTRLIRFAGTKDRRAITCQRMSISKINIDRLNALNRALKGVVLGGFKFEDESLSLGDLRGNEFTIAIRDVKVPEVSTVSLEQILADGCAFIKENGFINYFGMQRFGTFSVSTHEVGKCLLLEQWEKAANLILAEQENVLPISKEARKIWSETKDPAAALKRMPRQCVAENAILHSLADQARNGDSAGNYLHCINKIPRNLRTMYGHAYQSYVWNTVTSKRIELYGLKVVAGDLVIDESAQQGSKAGNASGDADADEEDDFAEDLREAQFVRARPVTQEEVDAGKFSIEDVVLPSPGFDVVYPANESLRQIYVDVMNKDGLDPFNMRRKIRDFSLAGSYRNIIHKPQDLSFKILHYSSPTQQLINTDLEILNNKKGKENGQKYMKDKLSRFPEDKGGESTAVILSFKLGVSAYATMLLRELMKLETSRRGDMCDVKTHSEQAN; from the coding sequence ATGTCAGAGATCGAAGACAAAAAGAGAGGCAATGAGGCTATTGCCGCTGACGCCGGGCCAGAAAGCACCTTAGATAGCCATCTGGACAAAAAACCCAAAGTTATGGGACCAGAAGGGATAAGTGAAACTGATGTTGGCATTACAAAGTTTCTTACTGACAACGTGCCTGGGTTTCTTGGCCAAATCAAACAAAGATACACTGATTTCATGGTGAATGAAATTGACAAGCAAGGAAATGTTGTGTACTTGACAGATAAAGGATTCAAGATGCCAAAAGCCCCCAAGAAATctaaagaagaagagacagaagaggaactagcagaagctgaaaggCGCAAACAGTTCAAGGTCGATGAGGATCTTAGAGCGCAACTGGTGGAGCTGCTAGGTGAAGAGGATGTGGAAAAAATTGAGGACTCGTACAAGAACGTCACGAAGATGGAGACCTCAAGGAAGTTTGACGGTAAGGCAGAGCGTACCAAGATACATCAGCTGCTTCGCGCTGCTTTCAATAACCAGCTCGAGTCCGTAACATCGCCTGAAAACACCTTTCTCATAGCGTTGGCTAACCGCAGGTCTCGTGTTAACAAAAAGGACTTAGTAGAGAGGAACAAAGACGCCAACGGAGTCGAGAATTGGGGATACGGTCCATCCAAGAGCTTTATTCACTTCACCATGTATAAGGAGAATAAAGACACCATGGACGTGGCAAACGTATTGTCCAAATTTCTGAAGACCCCAACAAGGTTGATTAGGTTCGCGGGCACCAAAGACCGCAGGGCAATTACGTGTCAACGTATGTCGATTTCCAAGATTAACATTGACAGACTCAACGCTCTCAACAGGGCACTGAAAGGGGTTGTCCTTGGCGGTTTTaagtttgaagatgagTCTTTAAGCTTGGGAGACCTGAGGGGTAACGAGTTCACCATCGCTATTCGTGATGTCAAGGTTCCTGAGGTCTCTACAGTATCTTTGGAGCAAATATTAGCCGATGGATGCGcgtttatcaaagaaaatggTTTCATTAACTACTTTGGGATGCAGAGATTTGGTACCTTCAGTGTGTCCACGCATGAAGTCGGGAAATGTCTCTTACTAGAGCAGTGGGAGAAGGCCGCAAACCTCATTTTGGCAGAGCAGGAGAACGTTTTGCCAATTTCCAAAGAGGCAAGAAAGATATGGTCTGAAACAAAGGACCCTGCGGCTGCTTTAAAGAGGATGCCTCGTCAGTGTGTGGCGGAGAACGCTATCCTTCATTCTTTGGCAGACCAAGCCAGAAATGGTGATTCTGCCGGTAACTACTTGCACTGCATCAACAAGATACCTAGAAACCTACGAACAATGTATGGCCACGCTTACCAAAGTTACGTGTGGAACACGGTCACAAGCAAAAGGATCGAACTCTATGGTCTCAAAGTTGTCGCAGGCGATCTGGTGATCGACGAAAGCGCACAGCAAGGCTCAAAAGCCGGCAATGCCTCAGGAGACGCCGATgctgatgaagaagacgacTTTGCTGAGGATTTGCGTGAAGCACAATTTGTCAGGGCCAGACCCGTTACTCAAGAGGAGGTGGATGCTGGGAAGTTCAGTATTGAGGATGTTGTGCTGCCGTCGCCAGGTTTCGACGTAGTTTACCCAGCCAACGAGTCTCTACGCCAAATCTACGTGGACGTAATGAATAAGGACGGACTGGACCCTTTCAACATGAGAAGGAAAATTCGTGACTTTTCACTTGCTGGTTCTTACAGAAACATCATCCACAAGCCTCAAGACCtaagcttcaaaatcctgCATTATTCTTCTCCTACTCAACAGCTCATCAACACTGACCTTGAGATTttaaacaacaaaaaggGCAAGGAAAATGGCCAGAAATACATGAAAGACAAACTGTCACGTTTCCCAGAAGACAAGGGAGGTGAGAGTACTGCTGTGATTttgtctttcaagcttggtGTGTCCGCTTACGCGACTATGCTCTTGCGTGAGTTGATGAAACTTGAGACATCCCGTCGTGGGGACATGTGTGATGTTAAAACCCACTCCGAACAGGCGAACTGA
- the PRP46 gene encoding mRNA splicing protein PRP46 (similar to uniprot|Q12417 Saccharomyces cerevisiae YPL151C PRP46 Splicing factor that is found in the Cef1p subcomplex of the spliceosome): MSIDRIHGPEHAREVYLKHLWEKRFKNLAQVSPDLQKKIEDRKNVLERYEEFRSASSAPSEPSTGALVHYEKPLPDTAQTASLVRKVYREDDSFNLLMERQSRQLALEPSWHAPWKLMRVINGHNGWVRCVCVDPVDNEWFATGSNDTTIKVWDLASGKLKLTLAGHVMTVRSIAISQRHPLMFSASEDKLVKCWDLEKNTVVRDYHGHFSGVHTVDVHPTLDLIASAGRDAVVRLWDIRTRVPVMTLAGHKGPINQVKCFPVDPQIMSGSADSTVRLWDIRAGKAMKILTHHSKSVRAIAGNPSESSVATASTSDIRSWRLQDGQLLTNFRSEDTGIINCLSVNPDGVLFAGGDDGHLSFYDYKTGHKFQDLPTIKVPGSLESERGILSASFDQTGLRLITGESDKSIKVWKQIPGATQETHPNLPWNPRLESQRF; encoded by the coding sequence ATGTCCATAGATCGAATTCATGGTCCAGAACACGCTCGAGAAGTATACTTGAAACACTTGTGGGAAAAGCGgttcaaaaatcttgcCCAAGTTTCCCCAGACCTACAAAAGAAAATTGAAGACAGGAAGAACGTGCTCGAGCGCTACGAAGAGTTTAGAAGCGCATCAAGCGCACCTTCTGAGCCTTCCACTGGCGCTTTAGTTCATTACGAGAAACCCTTGCCAGACACAGCCCAAACCGCGTCTTTGGTGCGAAAAGTATATCGCGAAGACGATTCATTTAACTTACTTATGGAACGCCAGAGCCGACAGTTAGCCCTAGAGCCCAGTTGGCATGCTCCTTGGAAGCTAATGCGAGTAATCAATGGACACAACGGCTGGGTTCGATGCGTATGCGTGGACCCTGTCGACAACGAGTGGTTTGCTACTGGAAGTAATGACACAACGATCAAAGTTTGGGATCTAGCCAGCGGAAAGCTTAAATTAACGCTAGCAGGCCATGTAATGACTGTGCGTAGCATTGCAATCTCACAGCGACATCCTCTCATGTTTTCTGCCAGCGAAGATAAGCTTGTGAAGTGCTgggatcttgaaaaaaacacTGTGGTAAGAGACTACCATGGCCACTTTTCAGGCGTTCATACGGTTGACGTCCACCCAACTCTGGATCTAATTGCAAGCGCGGGAAGAGACGCTGTTGTTCGGCTCTGGGACATCAGAACGCGTGTTCCGGTTATGACGCTTGCTGGGCACAAGGGGCCGATTAACCAGGTCAAGTGCTTTCCAGTTGATCCTCAAATAATGAGTGGCTCCGCGGATAGCACGGTGAGGCTCTGGGACATCAGAGCTGGTAAGGCaatgaaaattttgacacACCATAGCAAGAGCGTTCGCGCGATCGCGGGTAACCCCTCAGAGTCTTCGGTGGCCACAGCCTCCACGAGCGACATCCGTTCGTGGCGTCTTCAAGACGGGCAGCTCCTGACAAACTTCCGCTCCGAAGACACCGGAATAATTAATTGTCTTTCAGTAAATCCCGATGGCGTCTTATTCGCGGGCGGAGACGATGGCCATCTGTCATTTTACGATTATAAGACCGGACATAAGTTCCAGGATCTACCTACAATCAAGGTTCCAGGATCTTTAGAAAGCGAGCGCGGAATCCTATCCGCGTCTTTCGATCAAACAGGCCTAAGGCTGATCACTGGCGAGAGCGacaaaagcatcaaagTGTGGAAGCAGATTCCAGGTGCTACCCAGGAAACGCATCCAAATCTCCCCTGGAATCCTCGCTTGGAATCCCAGCGGTTCTGA
- the SSP2 gene encoding Ssp2p (some similarities with uniprot|Q96US5 Saccharomyces cerevisiae YOR242C SSP2 Sporulation SPecific involved in sporulation), translating into MAPRESLPDCWTTKIQGADIDNGSMRVRPSRLVSVSSMLGSGVGASSRSSSRWKQEAHDLFGLKRLARAYFRGEEHYTKEDVPDYGVMRFPPKGTRLRKNQTSSATLIKPNCHAPQTTDGSMKPLLPQKKHCYSVSMGSLIEGRDVNVKPLKTPVAVESGENVSQFGDIKGLKKSTLNSSALLNKHHVNAAFLQNSHQDSENGEERVVEILELPQDVGIQSLLSQVYGGPLEKVNVSKDQRGAPARGARLHFLFNEDAKSFISYGLSNNFRINGHIVKPQWAPKSTCSLSNMNFDEVKDMVSANACAGRQEGTRARRCIVVKKTGCTKSPRSRQLHSNRQNLCSFDYKDLRKDFEQFGEISEISPMISRKLCVSVSFYDVRSAINALESFGEPDSFMHKKYNRDWTMAYGRDTTDRACYHMF; encoded by the coding sequence ATGGCGCCTCGCGAATCATTGCCAGATTGCTGGACTACAAAAATACAAGGTGCGGATATTGATAATGGAAGTATGCGAGTGAGACCTTCGAGGCTCGTTTCAGTGTCTTCGATGCTCGGATCTGGAGTAGGGGCATCAAGCAGGTCGAGTTCGAGGTGGAAGCAGGAGGCTCACGATCTTTTTGGACTAAAGCGGCTGGCTCGAGCCTATTTTAGAGGCGAGGAACATTACACAAAAGAGGATGTACCAGATTATGGTGTGATGCGGTTCCCTCCAAAGGGCACAAGGCTCCGCAAGAACCAGACCTCGAGCGCAACTTTGATTAAGCCGAATTGCCACGCACCACAAACAACTGATGGATCAATGAAGCCACTTCTGCCACAAAAAAAGCACTGTTATTCGGTGTCTATGGGTTCTTTGATCGAGGGCCGAGACGTTAATGTCAAACCATTAAAAACCCCTGTTGCCGTCGAATCTGGGGAGAACGTGTCGCAGTTTGGAGACATTAAAGgtttgaagaagagtaCACTCAACAGTTCTGCTCTACTCAACAAGCACCACGTCAACGCAGCTTTCTTACAGAACAGCCACCAGGATTCTGAGAACGGCGAAGAGAGGGTTGTAGAGATCTTGGAGCTTCCGCAGGATGTTGGTATTCAAAGTCTGCTCTCACAGGTTTATGGAGGCCCGCTCGAAAAAGTCAATGTTTCAAAGGATCAAAGAGGCGCGCCAGCTAGAGGGGCGCGACTGCactttttgttcaatgAAGATgccaaaagctttattTCCTACGGGCTCTCGAATAATTTCAGAATAAACGGACACATTGTCAAACCGCAATGGGCACCAAAATCCACTTGTAGCCTATCGAACATGAATTTCGATGAAGTCAAGGACATGGTGAGTGCGAATGCCTGCGCTGGAAGGCAGGAAGGGACGAGGGCTAGGCGATGCATAGTTGTGAAGAAAACAGGGTGCACAAAGTCCCCTCGGTCAAGACAGTTGCACTCAAACCGTCAAAACCTGTGTTCCTTTGACTATAAAGACCTTCGCAAGGACTTTGAACAGTTCGGCGAAATCTCAGAAATATCTCCTATGATATCACGCAAACTTTGCGTCTCCGTGAGCTTTTACGATGTAAGGTCGGCAATCAACGCTCTGGAGAGCTTCGGGGAGCCTGATTCTTTTATGCATAAAAAATACAACCGAGACTGGACGATGGCGTATGGCCGGGACACCACCGACCGGGCATGCTATCACATGTTTTGA
- the RRD2 gene encoding peptidylprolyl isomerase RRD2 (similar to uniprot|Q12461 Saccharomyces cerevisiae YPL152W RRD2 Resistant to Rapamycin), whose amino-acid sequence MKPQKRLLTQDDMDIWSHSETFNNLISFLSGLAESVKGLENNEYQKPTGSSIESCCQLLEEVASLAEQYPVKQDAETSRFGKVEFRYFYDDLKSKSQGLIQRAFDALDGTQCEELSVYFAESWGDRSRIDYGSGHELNFLCFLYGLKEFGVFKEPADYRNMVLKLFIKYLGVMRTLETKYWLEPAGSHGVWGLDDYHFLPFLFGAFQLSTHKHLKPKSIHNSEVVEMFGKRYLYFGCIDFINKVKTTASLRWHSPMLDDISGVKTWAKVAEGMIKMYKAEVLNKLPIMQHFFFGSFLQCPEGISPPGTHAESHQHCSHSPLENTWGDCCGIRVPSAVAATESQKAGPKRIPFD is encoded by the coding sequence ATGAAACCACAGAAAAGACTGCTCACACAAGATGACATGGACATCTGGTCTCACTCGGAGACGTTCAATAACTTAATCAGCTTTCTCTCGGGGCTTGCTGAGTCAGTGAAAGGTCTAGAGAACAACGAGTACCAGAAGCCCACCGGATCATCAATTGAGAGTTGCTGCCAATTACTAGAGGAGGTCGCCTCTCTCGCAGAACAGTACCCGGTCAAACAGGATGCCGAAACATCAAGGTTTGGAAAAGTTGAGTTCAGGTATTTTTATGACGACTTGAAATCCAAGTCTCAAGGACTAATTCAACGAGCGTTCGACGCATTGGACGGCACTCAATGCGAGGAACTCTCGGTATATTTCGCAGAATCGTGGGGTGACAGAAGCAGGATTGACTATGGCTCGGGGCATGAGCTCaactttctttgtttccttTACGGGCTTAAAGAGTTTGGCGTATTCAAGGAGCCCGCTGACTATAGAAACATGGTATTAAAATTGTTCATCAAGTACCTGGGTGTGATGAGAACCCTGGAAACGAAGTACTGGTTGGAACCAGCCGGTTCGCATGGAGTCTGGGGGCTAGATGACTACCACTTTTTGCCCTTCTTATTCGGTGCGTTTCAGTTATCCACACACAAACACTTAAAACCAAAATCGATCCACAATAgcgaagttgttgaaatgTTTGGTAAGAGATACTTATACTTTGGTTGTATTGACTTTATAAACAAGGTCAAAACTACTGCTTCCTTAAGATGGCATTCACCCATGCTGGACGACATAAGTGGGGTCAAAACTTGGGCCAAAGTCGCTGAAGGTATGATCAAGATGTACAAGGCAGAGGTTCTTAACAAACTTCCTATAATGCAGcactttttctttggaagtTTCTTGCAATGCCCCGAGGGGATTTCCCCACCCGGTACGCATGCCGAATCACACCAACATTGCTCGCACAGTCCCCTTGAAAACACATGGGGAGACTGTTGTGGCATCAGAGTCCCTAGTGCGGTAGCTGCTACCGAAAGTCAGAAAGCTGGTCCCAAGAGAATACCCTTTGATTAA